The following are encoded together in the Bradysia coprophila strain Holo2 unplaced genomic scaffold, BU_Bcop_v1 contig_94, whole genome shotgun sequence genome:
- the LOC119085285 gene encoding collagen alpha-1(I) chain-like isoform X2, protein MILKFGVILVIHLICSHYSTYAYDDGSYHPDSRGQYRPDDRGRYIPDNRGYYVHQPGPDGPPAPPYVHVVGPNGGFGGNGGFGGEGGVGGRGGDGPGGPNGPNGPNGPPGPPGPKGPPGPKGPPGPPGPPGPPGPDGKGPPGPTGPPGPKGPTRPGPPGPPGPPGNTLLPPTGPPGPPGPDSKGPPGPPGPPAPGPPSRDTPGSESSPPHVKLGYNYEPPSKPVKGSESKRGYNYEPPPQDALIE, encoded by the exons atGATCCTGAAGTTTGGAGTAATACTCGTG ATACATCTAATCTGCAGTCATTATTCAACATATGCATATGATGACGGCAGCTATCATCCCGACAGCAGAGGTCAATACAGACCTGATGATAGAGGAAGATATATTCCAGACAACAGAGGATATTATGTCCATCAGCCAGGACCAGATGGACCTCCTGCTCCGCCTTACGTGCACGTAGTTGGACCTAATGGAGGCTTTGGTGGAAACGGAGGCTTCGGTGGAGAAGGAGGAGTCG GTGGACGTGGTGGCGATGGACCGGGAG gACCCAATG GACCAAATG GCCCGAATGGACCTCCAGGCCCACCAGGACCCAAAGGTCCTCCAGGACCAAAAGGTCCGCCGGGACCACCTGGACCACCAGGACCGCCAGGACCTGATGGAAAGG GACCGCCAGGACCAACCG GACCACCAGG TCCCAAAG GTCCAACTAGACCAG GACCTCCAGGCCCACCAGGTCCGCCAGGGAACACACTCCTAC CTCCAACTGGACCTCCTGGACCACCTGGACCAGACAGTAAGGGACCTCCTGGACCACCTGGCCCGCCCG CACCag GTCCACCAAGTAGAGATACACCAG gCTCGGAATCATCGCCTCCACACGTAAAGCTGGGATACAACTATGAGCCGCCATCAAAACCAG TTAAAGGTTCGGAATCAAAGCGAGGATACAACTATGAGCCGCCACCTCAAGATGCTTTGATCGAATAA
- the LOC119085285 gene encoding cuticle collagen 2C-like isoform X1, which produces MILKFGVILVIHLICSHYSTYAYDDGSYHPDSRGQYRPDDRGRYIPDNRGYYVHQPGPDGPPAPPYVHVVGPNGGFGGNGGFGGEGGVGGRGGDGPGGPNGPNGPNGPPGPPGPKGPPGPKGPPGPPGPPGPPGPDGKGPPGPPGPTGPPGPKGPTRPGPPGPPGPPGNTLLPPTGPPGPPGPDSKGPPGPPGPPAPGPPSRDTPGSESSPPHVKLGYNYEPPSKPVKGSESKRGYNYEPPPQDALIE; this is translated from the exons atGATCCTGAAGTTTGGAGTAATACTCGTG ATACATCTAATCTGCAGTCATTATTCAACATATGCATATGATGACGGCAGCTATCATCCCGACAGCAGAGGTCAATACAGACCTGATGATAGAGGAAGATATATTCCAGACAACAGAGGATATTATGTCCATCAGCCAGGACCAGATGGACCTCCTGCTCCGCCTTACGTGCACGTAGTTGGACCTAATGGAGGCTTTGGTGGAAACGGAGGCTTCGGTGGAGAAGGAGGAGTCG GTGGACGTGGTGGCGATGGACCGGGAG gACCCAATG GACCAAATG GCCCGAATGGACCTCCAGGCCCACCAGGACCCAAAGGTCCTCCAGGACCAAAAGGTCCGCCGGGACCACCTGGACCACCAGGACCGCCAGGACCTGATGGAAAGG GACCACCAGGACCGCCAGGACCAACCG GACCACCAGG TCCCAAAG GTCCAACTAGACCAG GACCTCCAGGCCCACCAGGTCCGCCAGGGAACACACTCCTAC CTCCAACTGGACCTCCTGGACCACCTGGACCAGACAGTAAGGGACCTCCTGGACCACCTGGCCCGCCCG CACCag GTCCACCAAGTAGAGATACACCAG gCTCGGAATCATCGCCTCCACACGTAAAGCTGGGATACAACTATGAGCCGCCATCAAAACCAG TTAAAGGTTCGGAATCAAAGCGAGGATACAACTATGAGCCGCCACCTCAAGATGCTTTGATCGAATAA
- the LOC119085285 gene encoding cuticle collagen 2-like isoform X3: protein MILKFGVILVIHLICSHYSTYAYDDGSYHPDSRGQYRPDDRGRYIPDNRGYYVHQPGPDGPPAPPYVHVVGPNGGFGGNGGFGGEGGVGGRGGDGPGGPNGPNGPNGPPGPPGPKGPTRPGPPGPPGPPGNTLLPPTGPPGPPGPDSKGPPGPPGPPAPGPPSRDTPGSESSPPHVKLGYNYEPPSKPVKGSESKRGYNYEPPPQDALIE from the exons atGATCCTGAAGTTTGGAGTAATACTCGTG ATACATCTAATCTGCAGTCATTATTCAACATATGCATATGATGACGGCAGCTATCATCCCGACAGCAGAGGTCAATACAGACCTGATGATAGAGGAAGATATATTCCAGACAACAGAGGATATTATGTCCATCAGCCAGGACCAGATGGACCTCCTGCTCCGCCTTACGTGCACGTAGTTGGACCTAATGGAGGCTTTGGTGGAAACGGAGGCTTCGGTGGAGAAGGAGGAGTCG GTGGACGTGGTGGCGATGGACCGGGAG gACCCAATG GACCAAATG GCCCGAATGGACCTCCAGGCCCACCAGGACCCAAAG GTCCAACTAGACCAG GACCTCCAGGCCCACCAGGTCCGCCAGGGAACACACTCCTAC CTCCAACTGGACCTCCTGGACCACCTGGACCAGACAGTAAGGGACCTCCTGGACCACCTGGCCCGCCCG CACCag GTCCACCAAGTAGAGATACACCAG gCTCGGAATCATCGCCTCCACACGTAAAGCTGGGATACAACTATGAGCCGCCATCAAAACCAG TTAAAGGTTCGGAATCAAAGCGAGGATACAACTATGAGCCGCCACCTCAAGATGCTTTGATCGAATAA